A stretch of the Lolium perenne isolate Kyuss_39 chromosome 3, Kyuss_2.0, whole genome shotgun sequence genome encodes the following:
- the LOC127342922 gene encoding adenylate-forming reductase 06235-like, giving the protein MDKQGPAVKHTPIKFSSCRGVAFEIKPSQVSPFALDAAGAAEQPPNDSNGGRWVWFPQPMNREHSSATLRSALSRGTSSHFCDLDDSDDEDADDDESVAADEIHDDEEMALATAAPDVSNVRSRSRRSLSSSAKPVRAAAAKGHSRLGVILLDQGLFTVYKRLFMLCVVLNAAGLAAAATGHFPYAKGHAALFAMGNILALTMCRSEAVLRAVFWLTVALLGRPWVPVAIKTGVTAILQSLGGIHSGCGVSSLAWLVYALVRAIKDSHVTPREIVGVSSAILALLALSCLAAFPLVRHLHHNVFERTHRFAGWTALALLWVFVVLSAGYDSSTRSYSGLTVASLVKRQELWLTAVITFLTILPWFAVRRVPVTVTAPSTHASIITFQGGVKAGLLGRISRSPLSEWHAFGIISDDRDTHSMLAGAVGDFTRGLVSDPPSHLWVRKVHFAGLPYLISMYRRVTMVATGSGICVFLSFLMQPSSAEVSLVWVAKGIDANYGEGMSAMVANSKILAGRVIVHDTATMGRPNVSELAVGAARRWNADAVIVTSNPEGSRDVVSGCKKAGIPAFGPIWDS; this is encoded by the coding sequence ATGGACAAGCAAGGGCCAGCAGTAAAGCATACCCCGATCAAGTTCTCGAGCTGCCGCGGCGTCGCGTTTGAGATCAAGCCCTCTCAAGTCAGCCCCTTCGCTCTCGACGCCGCCGGTGCTGCTGAGCAGCCGCCGAATGACTCCAACGGCGGCCGATGGGTCTGGTTCCCTCAGCCTATGAACCGCGAACACTCCTCCGCGACCTTGCGTTCGGCGCTCAGCCGGGGAACAAGCAGCCACTTCTGCGACCTCGATGACAGCGATGACGAAGACGCGGACGACGATGAATCCGTCGCGGCCGACGAGATCCACGACGACGAGGAGATGGCCTTGGCAACGGCAGCACCCGACGTTTCAAACGTGCGGAGCCGGAGCAGGAGGTCTCTCTCGTCGTCTGCTAAGCCTGTCAGGGCGGCAGCGGCAAAAGGGCACTCCCGGCTCGGCGTCATACTGCTCGACCAGGGCCTGTTCACCGTGTACAAGCGCCTTTTCATGCTCTGCGTCGTGCTGAACGCGGCGGGGCTCGCTGCAGCGGCCACCGGCCACTTCCCTTACGCCAAGGGTCACGCCGCCCTCTTCGCCATGGGGAACATCCTCGCGCTCACGATGTGCCGCTCCGAGGCGGTGCTACGCGCTGTCTTCTGGCTCACTGTCGCGCTCCTCGGGCGGCCATGGGTCCCTGTCGCCATAAAGACAGGCGTCACGGCTATCCTCCAGTCTCTCGGCGGCATCCACAGCGGCTGCGGCGTGTCGTCGCTGGCGTGGTTGGTGTACGCACTCGTGCGGGCGATCAAGGATAGCCACGTGACGCCCCGTGAGATCGTGGGCGTGTCGTCCGCCATACTAGCGCTCCTCGCGCTCTCGTGCCTCGCCGCGTTCCCGCTCGTTCGCCACCTCCACCACAACGTGTTCGAGCGCACGCACCGGTTCGCCGGATGGACAGCGCTCGCGCTGCTCTGGGTCTTCGTCGTGCTCTCCGCCGGCTACGACTCGTCGACCAGATCCTACTCTGGTCTCACAGTCGCCTCCCTCGTTAAGCGCCAGGAGCTATGGCTCACGGCCGTCATCACCTTCTTAACCATCCTCCCGTGGTTCGCCGTGCGGCGCGTGCCGGTCACGGTCACCGCGCCCTCCACACACGCGTCCATCATAACCTTCCAGGGTGGTGTCAAGGCCGGCCTGCTCGGACGCATTAGCCGCTCCCCGCTCTCCGAGTGGCACGCCTTCGGCATCATCTCCGACGACAGGGACACGCACTCCATGCTCGCCGGCGCGGTCGGCGACTTCACCCGAGGCCTCGTCTCGGACCCGCCCAGCCACCTCTGGGTGCGCAAAGTCCACTTCGCTGGCTTGCCCTACCTTATCAGCATGTACCGGAGAGTCACAATGGTCGCCACGGGCTCCGGCATATGCGTGTTCCTGTCGTTCCTGATGCAACCGAGCTCCGCAGAGGTGTCTTTGGTGTGGGTGGCCAAGGGGATCGATGCCAACTACGGCGAAGGAATGAGTGCGATGGTGGCGAACAGCAAGATCCTTGCAGGACGTGTGATCGTGCACGACACCGCTACGATGGGGCGGCCGAACGTCTCGGAGCTAGCCGTCGGCGCAGCGCGACGATGGAACGCGGATGCGGTGATAGTAACCAGCAACCCGGAGGGAAGCAGGGACGTCGTGAGCGGCTGCAAGAAGGCCGGTATCCCGGCGTTTGGGCCTATCTGGGATTCTTGA